The proteins below come from a single Microbacterium sp. SLBN-154 genomic window:
- a CDS encoding glycosyltransferase gives MTAPLRVLSLYEGFFAGGARVLHTDVVAGLHAGGQSHRVLSVAARARRESTVQVMWDDPRCRRLVEAGVEVRSLGRTAGDAPLAPETFGPRHLRRAAAMIARADIVVSLKEQPLGLLLALRERGMMPDVPVAVCLHRSDPAHAGAARDWLGEAARTGLVSTAISCAESTRDAYREVVGEGVASQVVANGIDTERFGPGTARERAAIRRSLGIPADAPVVLFAARFDAMKNPGLFLRAVAAHSRRRPGTHYLMCGAGMSAANPALRAAFAEAGVAASARVHVLGIRDDMPALHRIADIVALTSAFGEASPLCLIEGAASGATPVTTAVGDAARVVEGFGVVTAHDPVGIAGAWDQVLAARPAFRRLAIAARPRLSRERMIEEYRLAIEALAVRVPLAA, from the coding sequence ATGACCGCACCCCTCCGGGTTCTGTCGTTGTACGAAGGGTTCTTCGCCGGAGGCGCGCGGGTGCTCCATACCGACGTCGTCGCAGGGCTTCACGCCGGAGGGCAGAGCCATCGCGTGCTCTCGGTCGCGGCGCGTGCGCGGCGCGAGTCGACCGTGCAGGTGATGTGGGATGACCCGCGCTGCCGTCGCCTCGTCGAGGCGGGCGTGGAGGTGCGAAGCCTCGGCCGCACCGCCGGCGACGCGCCGCTCGCTCCCGAGACCTTCGGCCCGCGGCACCTCCGCCGCGCGGCGGCGATGATCGCCCGGGCCGACATCGTGGTGTCGCTCAAGGAACAGCCGCTGGGGCTTCTGCTCGCGCTGCGCGAGCGCGGGATGATGCCCGACGTACCGGTCGCCGTCTGCCTCCATCGCTCCGACCCGGCGCACGCGGGAGCCGCGCGCGACTGGCTCGGCGAGGCGGCACGCACGGGACTCGTGTCGACCGCGATCTCCTGCGCCGAGTCGACACGCGATGCCTACCGCGAGGTCGTCGGGGAAGGCGTTGCGTCACAGGTGGTGGCGAACGGCATCGACACGGAGCGGTTCGGGCCCGGGACGGCGCGCGAGCGCGCGGCGATACGGAGGTCGCTGGGGATCCCCGCCGACGCGCCCGTGGTGCTCTTCGCTGCGCGCTTCGACGCGATGAAGAACCCCGGCCTGTTCCTGCGCGCGGTCGCCGCGCACTCCCGGCGTCGGCCCGGCACGCACTATCTGATGTGCGGGGCCGGGATGTCGGCGGCGAACCCCGCGCTGCGCGCCGCGTTCGCAGAGGCCGGTGTTGCGGCATCCGCTCGGGTTCATGTGCTCGGGATCCGCGACGACATGCCGGCCCTCCACCGCATCGCCGACATCGTCGCGCTCACGAGCGCGTTCGGCGAGGCGTCGCCGCTGTGCCTCATCGAGGGCGCCGCGTCGGGTGCCACCCCCGTCACGACCGCGGTCGGCGACGCCGCCCGCGTCGTCGAAGGGTTCGGGGTCGTGACGGCGCACGACCCGGTCGGAATCGCCGGGGCCTGGGATCAGGTGCTCGCCGCGCGCCCGGCCTTCCGGCGCCTGGCGATCGCCGCGCGACCGCGCCTGTCGCGCGAGCGGATGATCGAGGAGTACCGCCTCGCGATCGAGGCCCTCGCGGTGCGGGTGCCGCTGGCGGCGTGA
- a CDS encoding glycosyltransferase family 4 protein: protein MTGHAAFAIPGDLDTVTGGYLYEKRLLEGLREVGVDTTYVPLGDSFPDPSEEEVDATLAALQELDPSHPLILDGFVFGAMPTAALARLRAPIVGVVHHPLAHEEGLSPERREYLFTTERDNLQLAAAVLVPSPHTARILVAEYGADPASITVARPGTDPARGVSRQSAPPLILSVGIQHPRKGHDLLMRALARITDLDWHAEIVGTPWDQGFSASLPRLRDDLGLAGRVRLAGGIGDDELDGLWAQASVFALATRYEGYGLVFDEALAWGLPIVSCDTGAVPETVPREAGVLVPPGDPAAFAAALRDLLTDHERRERMTRAARAAGAALPSWLDTARVAQRVLEAVTGRSPTPRSAFIDFEVPKPQH, encoded by the coding sequence ATGACCGGGCACGCGGCCTTCGCCATCCCCGGCGACCTCGACACCGTCACCGGCGGGTATCTCTACGAGAAGCGCCTGCTCGAAGGGCTGCGCGAGGTCGGCGTCGACACGACGTACGTGCCGCTCGGCGACTCCTTCCCCGACCCTTCGGAAGAGGAGGTGGATGCCACACTGGCGGCCCTGCAAGAGCTCGACCCGTCGCATCCGCTCATCCTCGACGGCTTCGTGTTCGGCGCGATGCCGACCGCGGCCCTCGCGCGCCTGCGCGCGCCGATCGTCGGAGTGGTCCACCACCCGCTCGCCCACGAGGAGGGCCTGTCGCCCGAGCGGCGCGAATACCTCTTCACCACCGAGCGCGACAACCTGCAGCTCGCGGCCGCGGTGCTCGTGCCGAGCCCCCACACCGCCCGCATCCTCGTCGCCGAGTACGGCGCCGACCCGGCGTCGATCACGGTCGCCCGGCCGGGGACCGATCCCGCGCGGGGGGTCAGCCGGCAGAGCGCGCCGCCGCTGATCCTGTCGGTGGGGATCCAGCATCCGCGGAAGGGCCACGACCTGCTGATGCGCGCGCTCGCGCGCATCACCGACCTCGACTGGCACGCCGAGATCGTCGGGACGCCGTGGGATCAGGGGTTCTCCGCCTCTCTGCCGCGGCTGCGCGACGACCTCGGGCTCGCCGGCCGCGTGCGACTCGCCGGCGGGATCGGGGACGACGAGCTCGACGGGCTGTGGGCGCAGGCCTCGGTCTTCGCCCTCGCGACACGGTACGAGGGGTACGGCCTGGTCTTCGACGAGGCCCTCGCGTGGGGACTGCCGATCGTGTCGTGCGACACCGGGGCCGTGCCCGAGACGGTCCCCCGCGAGGCGGGTGTGCTGGTGCCGCCCGGCGACCCCGCCGCGTTCGCCGCGGCGCTTCGCGATCTGCTGACCGATCACGAACGCCGGGAGCGGATGACGCGCGCGGCGCGTGCCGCGGGCGCGGCCCTGCCGTCGTGGCTCGACACCGCCCGTGTCGCGCAGCGGGTGCTGGAAGCCGTCACCGGTCGTTCACCCACCCCACGTTCTGCGTTCATCGACTTCGAGGTCCCGAAACCCCAGCATTGA
- a CDS encoding ABC transporter permease, producing the protein MTVRSSTGRRVWVDTALAVVLLLVVWEVAARLLTSTFVLAAPSEIAVALGTQAGLLWRALLVTGQAALAGFVLGNLAAIALAALAVLLPATERVVTAVALVVFCLPLVATGPVLRVILGPGDGPQVVLAALAVYYTTMIPLLVGLRAAPATWFDLVRSYGRGAGAALVCVRARASLPYLIAGLQIAAPAAFLGAMVGEFTGAQSGLGVLTIRASRDLDIQLTWALATVATVVSVVAYVVIGAIGRRLVSERPPLILAPVRPRLPRRERVRSAAITTVAFVVVLVALWWGGILVTGISPFFARTPVDVIRVFAGVDDGGEVRGVLFAALGETAVLAIAGYLAGLAVGALGAIALTLAPRAATVSMPIAIALRAVPIVTTAPLVILLLGRGPLGAISLVALMVFFPTLVACLEGLRQAPGQALDVLRSYGAPARVQLVRVRIPAMLPAFFAAARMSVPAAVLAVTVVEWLAIGTGVGAAMALAASQSGYDLLSVAVVAVTALSALGYALVGVVESRVLRVYAPEQQA; encoded by the coding sequence ATGACCGTCCGATCTTCGACGGGCCGCAGGGTCTGGGTCGACACGGCCCTCGCCGTCGTTCTGCTGCTCGTCGTGTGGGAGGTCGCCGCACGCCTGCTCACCTCGACCTTCGTCCTCGCGGCGCCGAGCGAGATCGCTGTCGCCCTCGGCACCCAGGCGGGGCTGCTGTGGCGAGCGCTCCTCGTCACCGGGCAGGCCGCCCTCGCCGGGTTCGTCCTCGGAAATCTCGCCGCCATCGCCCTGGCCGCCCTGGCCGTGCTGCTCCCCGCGACGGAGCGGGTGGTCACCGCCGTCGCCCTGGTAGTGTTCTGCCTGCCGCTCGTCGCGACCGGCCCGGTGCTCCGCGTCATCCTGGGCCCGGGCGACGGCCCGCAGGTCGTCCTCGCGGCCCTCGCGGTGTACTACACCACGATGATCCCGCTCCTCGTGGGTCTGCGTGCGGCGCCCGCGACCTGGTTCGACCTCGTCCGGTCCTACGGGCGGGGCGCGGGAGCGGCCCTGGTGTGCGTCCGGGCGCGCGCGAGTCTTCCGTACCTCATCGCGGGGTTGCAGATCGCCGCCCCGGCCGCGTTCCTCGGCGCGATGGTGGGCGAGTTCACCGGCGCGCAGAGCGGGCTCGGGGTGCTGACGATCCGCGCGTCGCGCGACCTCGACATCCAACTCACCTGGGCGCTGGCCACCGTCGCAACCGTCGTCTCGGTGGTGGCGTACGTCGTGATCGGCGCGATCGGCAGGCGATTGGTCTCCGAGCGGCCGCCGCTCATCCTCGCGCCCGTCAGGCCGCGACTGCCGCGGAGGGAACGGGTGCGCAGCGCCGCGATCACGACCGTGGCGTTTGTCGTCGTCCTCGTCGCCCTCTGGTGGGGCGGGATCCTCGTCACCGGAATCAGTCCGTTCTTCGCCCGGACGCCGGTCGATGTCATCCGGGTCTTCGCGGGGGTCGATGACGGCGGGGAGGTACGCGGCGTTCTCTTCGCCGCCCTCGGCGAAACCGCCGTGCTCGCGATCGCCGGGTACCTCGCGGGACTCGCGGTCGGGGCCCTCGGGGCCATCGCCCTGACGCTCGCTCCGCGGGCGGCGACCGTGTCGATGCCGATCGCCATCGCGCTGCGCGCCGTCCCCATCGTCACCACGGCCCCCCTCGTCATCCTGTTGCTGGGTCGCGGTCCCCTCGGCGCGATCTCGCTCGTGGCGCTCATGGTGTTCTTCCCCACCCTCGTCGCGTGCCTCGAGGGCCTCCGCCAGGCGCCCGGCCAGGCGCTCGACGTGCTGCGCAGCTACGGCGCGCCCGCGCGGGTGCAGCTCGTGCGGGTGCGGATCCCCGCCATGCTCCCCGCCTTCTTCGCCGCCGCCCGCATGAGCGTGCCCGCCGCGGTGCTCGCCGTCACCGTCGTCGAGTGGCTCGCGATCGGCACGGGCGTCGGCGCCGCGATGGCGCTCGCCGCCTCGCAGTCGGGCTACGATCTGCTGTCCGTCGCGGTCGTCGCCGTCACCGCGCTCTCCGCGCTCGGGTACGCCCTCGTCGGTGTGGTCGAATCGCGGGTGCTGCGCGTGTACGCCCCGGAGCAGCAGGCATGA
- a CDS encoding ABC transporter ATP-binding protein, which produces MAAEPRVLVDGAGKVYPDGLEAVASLDLEFAGGSTTALVGPSGCGKSTLLRMIAGLEDPTSGSITIDGDSPHAVAERGELAVAFQDPSLLPWRSVRQNAALALTLTHRDVDAAAIDRMIARVGLDGFGDARPAALSGGMRQRAAIARALITEPRLLLLDEPFGAVDELTRQDLIAELPPLWRERGTTTLLVTHSISEAARIADRIVVLSPRPARVVDDIAVPRGDPAAFERVVAAVTEALSRSRAA; this is translated from the coding sequence ATGGCAGCTGAGCCCCGGGTCCTCGTCGATGGGGCAGGCAAGGTCTACCCCGACGGGCTCGAGGCGGTCGCCTCCCTCGATCTGGAGTTCGCCGGCGGTTCGACGACCGCCCTGGTAGGGCCGTCGGGATGCGGCAAGTCGACGCTCCTGCGCATGATCGCCGGACTCGAAGACCCCACCTCCGGATCGATCACGATCGACGGCGACTCCCCCCATGCCGTCGCCGAGCGCGGCGAGCTCGCCGTCGCGTTCCAGGACCCCTCGCTCCTCCCCTGGCGGAGCGTTCGCCAGAACGCCGCTCTCGCGCTCACCCTCACCCACCGTGACGTCGACGCGGCAGCGATCGACCGCATGATCGCGCGCGTGGGCCTCGACGGCTTCGGCGACGCTCGGCCCGCCGCCCTGTCGGGCGGGATGCGACAGCGCGCCGCGATCGCGCGCGCTCTCATCACCGAGCCCCGCCTCCTGCTCCTGGACGAACCCTTCGGCGCGGTGGACGAACTCACCCGGCAGGACCTCATCGCCGAGCTGCCGCCGCTCTGGCGCGAGAGAGGCACCACCACGCTGCTGGTCACCCACTCCATCTCGGAGGCCGCACGCATCGCCGACCGCATCGTCGTACTGAGCCCCCGCCCGGCACGGGTGGTGGACGACATCGCCGTCCCGCGCGGCGACCCCGCGGCGTTCGAGCGGGTGGTCGCCGCGGTGACCGAGGCGCTCTCGCGGTCGCGGGCGGCATGA
- a CDS encoding ABC transporter substrate-binding protein, which yields MTDRKTLTRRTLLGAGIVGVAGIAAAGIGLSTRPGGLFGSGDAARAASLQLSWLHSVQFGGSYIAQDRGWYQGLDVTLLQGGPNAPVEPPVVSGSALIGISAADYTAAAVAEGAPFKIIGVAMQKNPFVIASLPGNPVNEPADLVGKRIGMALANTPVLETLCTLNDVDVDGIEVVPTQYSAQPLLADEVDCLLCWETDLPVAMTVQGVESVTMLMADYGYALHSQTYIATEESLANRRADLVALMRGEVRGWDEYRADTNAAAALTLEMFPDAGLDLETQELQAERQVPLMFSEVTDENGFGWWTDDSVAQNRETLALLGQDVPADLWDRSVLEEVHGS from the coding sequence ATGACAGACCGCAAGACCCTCACCCGTCGCACCCTGCTCGGCGCCGGCATCGTCGGTGTCGCCGGCATCGCGGCGGCCGGCATCGGCCTGAGCACGCGCCCCGGAGGACTGTTCGGCAGCGGAGACGCCGCGCGCGCGGCATCCCTCCAGCTGTCGTGGCTGCATTCGGTGCAGTTCGGGGGCAGCTATATCGCGCAGGACCGCGGCTGGTACCAGGGTCTCGACGTCACCCTGCTGCAGGGGGGCCCCAACGCCCCCGTCGAGCCCCCGGTCGTGTCGGGGTCGGCGCTCATCGGCATCTCGGCCGCCGACTACACCGCCGCCGCCGTCGCCGAGGGGGCGCCGTTCAAGATCATCGGCGTCGCGATGCAGAAGAACCCGTTCGTCATCGCCTCCCTGCCCGGGAATCCCGTGAACGAACCCGCCGACCTCGTCGGCAAGCGCATCGGCATGGCCCTGGCCAACACCCCCGTGCTCGAGACCCTGTGCACCTTGAACGACGTCGATGTCGACGGCATCGAGGTCGTGCCCACGCAGTACTCGGCCCAACCCCTCCTCGCCGACGAAGTGGACTGCCTGCTCTGCTGGGAGACCGACCTGCCGGTGGCGATGACCGTGCAGGGGGTCGAGAGCGTCACGATGCTGATGGCCGACTACGGCTACGCCCTCCACTCGCAGACCTACATCGCCACCGAGGAGAGCCTCGCCAACCGGCGGGCCGACCTCGTCGCGCTCATGCGCGGCGAGGTGCGCGGATGGGACGAGTATCGCGCCGACACGAATGCCGCCGCCGCCCTCACGCTGGAGATGTTCCCCGACGCGGGCCTCGACCTCGAGACGCAGGAGCTGCAGGCCGAGCGGCAGGTGCCGCTGATGTTCTCGGAGGTCACCGACGAGAACGGGTTCGGATGGTGGACCGACGATTCCGTGGCGCAGAACCGCGAGACGCTCGCCCTCCTGGGGCAGGACGTCCCCGCCGACCTCTGGGATCGGTCGGTGCTGGAAGAAGTCCATGGCAGCTGA
- a CDS encoding lysylphosphatidylglycerol synthase domain-containing protein, with amino-acid sequence MTVARESAATGAPHTTAGQPDTAENRPAVTRFTPLTFICVGVAMAGGLALGLPIAATLAAASALILALVGAAVALARHHPFARLGGANVVTLIRLTVVAFLLAVLFAGGGHPVAVIAVSIVALSLDGVDGYLARRQGLSSRFGASFDMEVDSAFALVLALLAGLGPAGPLAILLGLPRYLFGAAALAYPWLNGPIRPRYSRKVICVLQLIALIALQFPFLSAPVAIAIVIVTAGLLTWSFGVDILELRRNADDSGRPALIRLGQALITALILAVVWQVAGGVDVLDILFSANPWWLLAACVLLATHTVLSALRWRVTAAPLGIDLSGGHAIREYFLAQLVNTTLPGGVVGDAARAARTRHQATLGRSVGAVVVERGVGQVALLAVFAAGFLITLFAAGGITWPPVLATGISTALLALTVAGLVLVLCLRFAPPAPGGRLDRLVEGTRRSLAAPGVLPAQVLLSTGATVCILAAFACCAAAVGAPLPLGAVFAVIPLVLFAMVLPISVGGWGVREGAAVALLPIAGLTTAQAFATSAAFGLMALVASLPGLALVWTRRRTLETTT; translated from the coding sequence ATGACCGTCGCCCGGGAGAGCGCGGCCACGGGAGCACCGCACACCACGGCCGGGCAGCCAGACACGGCCGAAAACCGGCCCGCTGTCACTCGGTTCACTCCCCTCACCTTCATCTGCGTCGGCGTTGCGATGGCCGGCGGGCTGGCCCTCGGCCTTCCGATCGCCGCCACCCTCGCCGCCGCCTCCGCCCTGATCCTCGCGCTCGTCGGCGCGGCCGTCGCCCTCGCCCGTCATCACCCGTTCGCGCGCCTCGGCGGCGCGAACGTGGTCACCCTCATCCGACTCACCGTCGTGGCCTTCCTCCTCGCCGTCCTCTTCGCCGGCGGCGGGCACCCCGTCGCCGTCATCGCCGTCAGCATCGTCGCGCTCAGCCTCGACGGCGTCGACGGATATCTCGCGCGCCGGCAGGGATTGTCGTCGCGGTTCGGGGCGAGCTTCGACATGGAGGTCGACTCGGCCTTCGCCCTGGTCCTCGCCCTGCTCGCCGGACTCGGGCCCGCCGGGCCCCTCGCGATCCTTCTCGGCCTGCCCCGCTATCTCTTCGGCGCGGCCGCCCTCGCCTATCCGTGGCTGAACGGCCCCATCCGTCCCCGGTACAGCCGCAAGGTCATCTGCGTCCTCCAGCTCATCGCCCTCATCGCGCTGCAGTTCCCGTTCCTGTCGGCTCCGGTCGCGATCGCCATCGTGATCGTCACCGCGGGACTCTTGACCTGGTCGTTCGGCGTCGACATCCTGGAGCTGCGCCGGAATGCGGATGACTCGGGCCGGCCGGCACTCATCCGCCTCGGGCAGGCTCTCATCACCGCCCTGATCCTCGCGGTCGTGTGGCAGGTCGCCGGCGGGGTCGACGTGCTCGACATCCTGTTCAGCGCGAACCCCTGGTGGCTGCTCGCCGCCTGCGTCCTCCTCGCCACCCACACCGTGCTCTCCGCGCTCCGGTGGCGGGTGACCGCCGCACCGCTCGGCATCGACCTCTCGGGTGGGCACGCGATCCGCGAGTACTTCCTCGCCCAGCTGGTCAACACCACCCTGCCCGGTGGAGTGGTCGGAGACGCCGCCCGCGCCGCCCGCACCCGCCACCAGGCCACGCTCGGTCGATCGGTGGGGGCCGTGGTCGTCGAGCGGGGCGTCGGCCAGGTCGCTCTCCTCGCGGTCTTCGCCGCCGGCTTCCTCATCACCCTCTTCGCCGCCGGCGGCATCACGTGGCCCCCGGTGCTCGCCACCGGCATCTCGACGGCGCTCCTCGCCCTCACGGTCGCCGGGCTCGTCCTCGTCCTGTGCCTGCGGTTCGCCCCGCCCGCCCCCGGCGGGCGGCTCGACCGCCTCGTGGAGGGGACCCGCCGGAGCCTGGCCGCTCCGGGCGTGCTCCCCGCTCAGGTGCTCCTCAGCACCGGCGCGACGGTGTGCATCCTCGCGGCGTTCGCGTGCTGCGCCGCCGCCGTCGGTGCCCCGCTTCCCCTCGGAGCGGTCTTCGCGGTGATCCCGCTCGTGCTTTTCGCAATGGTGCTGCCGATCTCCGTCGGCGGCTGGGGCGTGCGCGAGGGCGCCGCGGTCGCGCTGCTGCCGATCGCCGGCCTCACCACCGCCCAAGCCTTCGCCACCAGCGCCGCCTTCGGGTTGATGGCCCTCGTCGCCTCGCTCCCCGGCCTCGCCCTCGTCTGGACCCGCCGTCGCACCCTGGAGACCACCACATGA
- a CDS encoding LLM class flavin-dependent oxidoreductase, whose amino-acid sequence MDYGHAIEFGAFLTPTAAEPATVVALAREAEAAGLDLVTFQDHPYQPAFLDTWTLMTWVAAHTDRVRIAPNVLNVPLRPPAVVARAAASLDRLSGGRLDLGLGAGGFWDAIDAMGGRRLTPGQSVTALEEAIDVIRGLWNTDEKGGIFTDGAYYRVRGAKRGPRPTHDIPIILGAYRPRMLSLTGRKGDGWLPSLGHLQPGDLARGNAAIDEAAAAVGRSPTDIRRLLNVGRLAADEREWAERLSSLALDDGVSTFILATDDPNLLALFGREIAPAVREIVRESRGT is encoded by the coding sequence ATGGACTACGGACACGCGATCGAATTCGGCGCCTTCCTGACCCCCACCGCCGCCGAACCCGCCACCGTCGTCGCGCTCGCCCGTGAGGCGGAAGCGGCCGGTCTCGACCTCGTCACGTTTCAGGATCATCCGTATCAGCCCGCCTTTCTCGACACCTGGACCTTGATGACGTGGGTCGCCGCCCACACCGACAGGGTCCGCATCGCGCCGAACGTACTCAACGTGCCGCTCCGCCCGCCGGCCGTCGTGGCGCGCGCGGCGGCGAGCCTGGATCGACTCTCGGGCGGTCGCCTCGACCTCGGCCTCGGCGCCGGCGGATTCTGGGACGCGATCGATGCGATGGGGGGCCGGCGCCTCACCCCCGGCCAGTCCGTCACCGCACTCGAAGAGGCGATCGACGTCATCCGAGGACTCTGGAACACCGACGAGAAGGGTGGGATCTTCACCGACGGTGCGTACTACCGGGTGCGCGGGGCCAAGCGCGGACCGCGGCCGACACACGACATCCCGATCATCCTCGGCGCCTACAGGCCGCGCATGCTGTCTCTCACCGGGCGGAAGGGCGACGGCTGGCTCCCCTCGCTCGGGCACCTGCAACCGGGCGATCTCGCCCGTGGCAACGCGGCCATCGACGAGGCCGCCGCGGCTGTCGGGCGTTCCCCGACCGACATCCGTCGTCTGCTGAACGTCGGGCGCCTGGCCGCCGACGAGCGCGAATGGGCCGAGCGCCTGAGCTCCCTGGCGCTCGACGACGGCGTGTCGACCTTCATTCTCGCGACGGACGACCCGAACCTCCTCGCACTTTTCGGACGGGAGATCGCACCGGCCGTCCGCGAGATCGTCCGCGAATCCCGCGGAACCTGA
- a CDS encoding glycerate kinase: MSGPIVIAIDSFKGSIRAADAAQAIAEGWWSVEPERDVVLCPMADGGEGTLDAFAAAVPGARRMSSWLLLPATDDAPNGTGVVELASTSGIELLGSPPQLRPWDADTRGFGEAIAAALAHGVSRLILGIGSSASTDGGAGMLTALGARFTDAAGRPIAPGARGLSSVADADLRHLAPLPPGGVTVLTDVTSPLLGERGAAAVFGPQKGAGMTDIPLLDAALARFADLLDADPETPGAGAAGGTGFGVLAWGARLVPGAEAVAQLIDLPARLAAASLVITGEGSFDRSSAAGKTVAHVHDLAAARGIPVALVAGRIADGASTDSFVRHLSLTKLAGSTREALGDPRRCLQQAGATLAGG; encoded by the coding sequence ATGAGCGGTCCGATCGTCATCGCGATCGACTCCTTCAAAGGGTCGATCCGGGCGGCCGACGCGGCCCAGGCGATCGCCGAAGGATGGTGGAGCGTCGAACCCGAGCGCGACGTCGTTCTCTGCCCGATGGCCGACGGCGGAGAGGGAACCCTCGACGCATTCGCCGCTGCGGTCCCCGGGGCGCGACGGATGTCCTCCTGGCTGCTGCTCCCCGCAACCGACGACGCCCCGAACGGAACGGGCGTGGTCGAGCTCGCGTCCACCTCGGGGATCGAACTCCTCGGCTCGCCGCCGCAGCTGAGACCGTGGGACGCCGACACCCGCGGCTTCGGCGAGGCGATCGCCGCCGCGCTCGCGCACGGGGTGTCACGGCTGATCCTGGGCATCGGCAGCAGCGCATCCACGGACGGCGGCGCTGGGATGCTCACCGCCCTCGGGGCGCGATTCACCGATGCCGCGGGCAGGCCGATCGCCCCGGGGGCACGCGGGCTCTCGAGCGTCGCCGACGCCGACCTGCGCCACCTCGCTCCCCTGCCGCCGGGCGGCGTGACGGTCCTCACCGATGTGACCAGCCCCCTCCTCGGCGAGCGCGGGGCCGCGGCGGTCTTCGGGCCGCAGAAGGGCGCGGGGATGACCGACATCCCGCTCCTCGACGCCGCCCTCGCGCGCTTCGCGGACCTGCTCGATGCCGACCCCGAGACCCCGGGCGCGGGAGCCGCGGGCGGCACCGGCTTCGGCGTGCTCGCGTGGGGCGCACGCCTCGTGCCGGGTGCGGAGGCGGTGGCGCAACTCATCGACCTACCGGCCCGACTCGCCGCGGCATCCCTTGTCATCACGGGCGAGGGCTCCTTCGACCGGTCATCCGCAGCAGGGAAGACCGTCGCCCACGTGCATGATCTCGCGGCCGCGCGGGGCATCCCGGTCGCACTCGTCGCCGGGCGCATCGCCGACGGCGCCTCGACAGATTCGTTCGTGCGCCACCTGTCGCTGACGAAACTCGCCGGTTCGACGAGGGAAGCGCTCGGCGACCCCCGACGTTGTCTTCAGCAGGCCGGCGCGACCCTCGCCGGGGGATGA
- a CDS encoding ROK family transcriptional regulator: MSGPGDVLELIREHGALTRGDVLELTGLSRMTVATRVDALLHHGLIVERGTERVTGGRPSRRLEFNTSHAGIVTATVDTTHTTVSLTDLGGTVLDQQEIDVAVADGPDHTLNVITGRARALIAGGAVDRVAAIGISVPGPVDPDTGRPSQPPIMPGWDAYPVPEHLGDALGLPVLVANDADAAALGEQRRAHPASRSLCFVKVSSGIGTGIVIGGQVYRGTDGGAGDIGHVKIAGHDDMVCQCGARGCLAAVASGRAVARALSDLGKPAASGSDVGAYLAAGDTDAARLTQEAGRVIGTVVATVVTLLNPGEVVLGGMLASPPLLSGVRETLYPLSLPRATRHLTVSLSTLGRQAATVGLAALVVDREFSAAAVNAALAR, translated from the coding sequence ATGTCCGGACCCGGAGACGTGCTGGAGCTGATCCGCGAGCATGGCGCGCTCACGCGCGGCGATGTCCTGGAGCTGACCGGGCTCTCGCGTATGACCGTCGCGACGCGGGTGGACGCTCTGCTCCACCACGGCCTCATCGTCGAACGGGGCACAGAGCGCGTGACCGGCGGCCGCCCCTCGCGGCGACTGGAGTTCAACACGTCCCACGCCGGTATCGTCACCGCAACGGTGGACACGACGCATACCACGGTCTCCCTCACCGATCTCGGCGGCACGGTTCTCGACCAGCAGGAGATCGACGTCGCCGTCGCCGACGGCCCCGATCACACGCTCAATGTGATCACCGGACGTGCTCGAGCGCTGATCGCGGGCGGGGCGGTCGACCGCGTGGCCGCGATCGGCATCAGCGTTCCCGGTCCCGTCGATCCCGACACCGGTCGTCCCAGCCAGCCCCCGATCATGCCGGGGTGGGACGCGTACCCTGTCCCGGAGCACCTGGGTGATGCCCTCGGCCTCCCCGTGCTCGTCGCGAACGATGCCGATGCCGCCGCTCTCGGCGAGCAACGACGCGCGCACCCGGCATCCCGCTCCCTCTGCTTCGTCAAGGTCTCTTCGGGTATCGGCACGGGTATCGTCATCGGCGGCCAGGTCTACCGCGGCACCGACGGCGGTGCGGGCGACATCGGTCATGTGAAGATCGCCGGGCACGACGACATGGTGTGCCAATGCGGCGCGCGCGGATGCCTCGCGGCAGTCGCGTCGGGGAGGGCCGTCGCCCGCGCGCTGAGCGATCTCGGCAAGCCCGCCGCATCGGGTTCCGACGTCGGCGCGTACCTCGCAGCCGGCGATACGGATGCCGCGCGTCTCACCCAGGAGGCAGGGCGGGTCATCGGCACGGTCGTCGCGACGGTCGTGACCCTGCTGAACCCGGGAGAGGTCGTGCTCGGCGGAATGCTCGCCTCGCCACCGCTTCTGAGCGGGGTACGCGAGACGCTGTACCCGCTCTCGCTCCCCAGGGCGACGCGGCACCTCACCGTGAGCCTGTCCACGCTCGGACGGCAGGCGGCGACCGTGGGCCTGGCCGCGCTCGTCGTCGACCGGGAGTTCTCGGCGGCGGCCGTCAACGCCGCTCTCGCCCGATGA